In one Oryza glaberrima chromosome 2, OglaRS2, whole genome shotgun sequence genomic region, the following are encoded:
- the LOC127761884 gene encoding uncharacterized protein LOC127761884 produces the protein MIRRFLYMVDIFDKAGYGPQPYRLRRINPSHLFFPKDALPVAQSSSAATVVEDLPLPPTEMTFRGSTEFMRRSDDKIVGVDHSSRRAVLYDPAEHSVRVLPSMLAPKFYTQALAIRDDLYLMGMRPWPDEGDDREGRRSGHSFEALIHRDRGRLEDECYWRPLPPPPCVHAAGYRGSSGEIRGYAVVGDAHILVSTQSYGTYSFDTANTAWSKAGDWALPFCGRAEYVPEHGLWFGLSAANDDVFGAWDLSSTVQQQPVVAHRGCKGFAVLETPYASYVVHLGDGKLCIAKLFMVARRETCSESWCDFDRDRRFFTMLTGVEVVRCNGDKLHIIKHRSCRYSFGEHYIPTYVL, from the coding sequence ATGATCCGTCGCTTCCTCTACATGGTCGACATCTTCGACAAAGCTGGCTACGGCCCTCAACCCTACAGGCTACGCCGCATCAACCCATCACATCTCTTCTTCCCCAAGGACGCGCTGCCCGTGGCccagtcgtcgtcggcggcgacggtggtggaggACCTCCCCCTGCCTCCGACGGAGATGACCTTCCGCGGCTCGACGGAGTTCATGCGCAGGAGCGACGACAAGATCGTCGGCGTCGACCactccagccgccgcgccgtcctctaCGACCCCGCCGAGCACTCCGTCCGCGTCTTGCCCTCCATGCTCGCGCCCAAATTCTACACCCAGGCGCTCGCCATCCGCGACGACCTCTACCTCATGGGCATGAGACCTTGGCCTGACGAGGGTGACGACCGCGAGGGTCGACGGTCGGGGCATTCTTTCGAGGCGCTCATCCACCGTGATCGGGGCAGGCTGGAGGACGAGTGCTACTGGCggcccctgccgccgcctccgtgcgTGCACGCCGCCGGCTACAGAGGCAGCAGCGGAGAGATCCGTGGGTACGCGGTGGTCGGCGACGCCCACATCTTGGTCTCCACCCAGAGCTATGGCACCTACTCCTTCGACACGGCCAACACCGCGTGGAGCAAAGCTGGCGACTGGGCGCTGCCCTTCTGCGGCCGCGCCGAGTACGTCCCCGAGCACGGCCTCTGGTTCGGTCTCTCCGCCGCCAACGATGACGTCTTTGGTGCCTGGGACCTGTCCTCCACCGTCCAGCAGCAGCCAGTGGTGGCGCACCGCGGGTGCAAGGGCTTTGCAGTGCTAGAGACGCCATACGCCTCATACGTCGTGCACCTCGGCGACGGCAAATTGTGCATCGCTAAGCTGTTCATGGTCGCGCGCCGCGAGACCTGCAGCGAATCTTGGTGCGACTTTGACAGGGATAGAAGGTTTTTCACCATGCTCACCGGTGTGGAGGTGGTGCGCTGCAACGGCGACAAGCTTCACATCATCAAGCACAGGTCGTGCCGTTATAGCTTTGGTGAACACTACATCCCCACTTATGTACTCTAA